From a region of the Mauremys mutica isolate MM-2020 ecotype Southern chromosome 12, ASM2049712v1, whole genome shotgun sequence genome:
- the LOC123346567 gene encoding zinc finger protein 436-like has protein sequence MAVMEPAQDFPLPNLSLSPAWSKGKSRGCPISRPARKEGFQDASIQKIHTGERLHKCVDCGKSFKHRSHLVQHQSVHTGERPHKCLDCGKSFKERSYLGKHQAIHTGERPHKCLDCGKSFIQRSDLVCHQSVHTGERPHKCLDCGKSFIRRSHLVCHQSVHTGERPHKCVDCEKSFIRRSHLVRHQAIHTGERPHKCLDCGKRFIQRSDLVCHQAVHTGERPHKCLDCGESFIRRSVLVTHKVVHTGERLHKCLDCGKSFRRRSALVKHQKIHTGERLHKCVDCGKSFKHGSHLVQHQSVHTGERPHKCLDCGKSFIQRSELVRHKVVHTGERPHKCFDCGKSFKHRSQLVCHQSVHTGERPHKCVD, from the exons atggctgtgatggagccagctcag GATTTCCCCTTGCCAAACCTGAGCTTATCGCCCGCCTGGagcaaggggaagagccgtgggtgcccgatCTCCAGACCTGCGAGGAAAGAAGGCTTCCAAGATGCCTCCatacag aaaatccacacaggagagagactccacaagtgcgtggactgtgggaaaagtttcaaacacaggtcacaccttgttcaacatcagtcagtccacacaggagagagaccccacaagtgcttggactgtgggaaaagtttcaaggAAAGGTCCTACCTTggtaaacatcaggcaatccacacaggagagagaccccacaagtgcttggactgtgggaaaagtttcatacaaaggtcagaccttgtttgtcatcagtcagtccacacaggagagagaccccacaagtgcttggactgtgggaaaagtttcatacgaaggtcacaccttgtttgtcatcagtcagtccacacaggagagagaccccacaagtgcgtggactgtgagaaaagtttcataagaaggtcacaccttgttcgacatcaggcaatccacacaggagagagaccccacaagtgcttggactgtgggaaaagattcatacaaaggtcagaccttgtttgtcatcaggcagtccacacaggagagagaccccacaagtgcttggactgtggggaaagtttcatacgaaggtcagTCCTTGTTACACATAAagtagtccacacaggagagagactccacaagtgcttggactgtgggaaaagtttcagacGGAGATCAGCCCTGGTTAAAcaccagaaaatccacacaggagagagactccacaagtgcgtggactgtgggaaaagtttcaaacacgggtcacaccttgttcaacatcagtcagtccacacaggagagagaccccacaagtgcttggattgtgggaaaagtttcatacagaggtcagagCTTGTTAGACATAAagtagtccacacaggagagagaccccacaagtgcttcgactgtgggaaaagtttcaaacacAGGTCACAGCTTGTTTGTCATCAGTccgtccacacaggagagagaccccacaagtgcgtggactga